ATGACCCACCTGGTCAGCTTCCCACATAGCTCACAGTAGGTTTTCACTCCACTTCCTTTCAAAAGatgacaaaatgacatttcGAGCGCTTGTAGATTCACATCTTAATCTTGCAGCATGAAGTCGTGCTTCCAGAACATGGACATCTGTAAGAGACGAAACAGTGGCTATGAGAATGGGAAAACCCTGTTTGCTGCTAACGCTGTTCCTGGAACAGCTGGAAACCTGACTGTGACCTTCAGCAGCCAGCTCAACCAACACAGCCAGGTGAATCATCTGAGAAAAATACACTCGCCGAATTTCACGCATTGcagaacttttcctttaatccTTGTGAAATGCTTTCAGGTTCAGTCTGCTGGTGGAGCTGTACCTCTCCTCAACTACCAACCGGCGCTTTACCAGCAGGCCACCATAAACATCCCGGGCCTGGCCCAACCCAGCATCCCCCTGCAGACCCGGCCCACTCAACTGTGCGCTCAGACCGAGCCTTTCCAACAGACCCTCATCGTCTGCCCACCAACCACTATCCAAGGGCTTCCGTCTTCTAGTAAAACCTCCAGCTATCCTGTCAGAATGGAGAATGGTGTTCCAGTTGTCCAGCAGAATCAGTCCGCACAGTCTCTTCAGATTCAGCCGAGCCTGCTTGCACAGGTAAGACTTGCAGATCTCTGTGGGATAATATCTAACTCTGACGTTTCACCGATGAGTTTGGGAGAGTGGAGACGGTGCTCCTGCGAGTGCCTGTAACCGGCACGTGAGATCACAGCCTTATACCGGAGTCTGACCTTTTGTCTAATCCTTCCATGCTTTTTGCTCCTTTCCCTCCACGGTGCCCCTCCTCCGTAGGGCTCCTGTACGCCTCTGATGGTGGCCACGCTGCAGCCCCACACAGCGGGAGTGGCATCCCAGTACCCGCTGCCCCTGGCACTGGGCTGTGGGGCAGGAAGGTCTGCCCTGCTGGATCAGACAGCCACAGTGCTGGTAAAGAGAGACCcacccagtgttttaccactaaCATCGTCAACTCTCATTGGCCTCCTCCACCCTTCTTCCTCTTTCCCAAATCCTGCTCACATTTCCTTCTTTTGTCtttgtttctctctgtctgGTTACCCCCTCTTTtctcatttctttttatttctgtgctgtggttttatttttctctcaGATCTCCCTTtctgatttttgtttgttttgatctcTGTTCttaattcttttatttatttttgtactgtttctcttttatttattgattttggTCTTTTTGTCAATTACCCTTTCTggcattctttttatttattttataattttgtatttataaaatttagatttagattttattttgatatttctGTCCAATCTCCTTCTATTTTGTTTTGATCTCCTATTTCAAATTGGTTTTATTGTTGtgctattatttattttattatttcatttggaTCTTTCTGTCAGATTCACCTTTtctggttttgttttgtaaatttttAAATTTCTTAgttgttttaaacttttttcttattaaaatattgaaagaaaataaaaaaacgagaTCCAAACTATCGAGAGataaaaatgatgttaaaaagattaaaatattgaaagattttttaaaatcttttgtcAGATCTCCCTTTTTACatcatttatattcattaatGTTTTATGTCTCATTAGTTTTGatctcatttttaatattttctttaattattttttatctttctgTCAGTTTCTTTTCTGATCCTTTTTCctaatttctttcatttttgtgcTATTTCTCCTTTTTCCATTTTGATCTTTCTGTCCGATTcacctttttaatttttttgttgttgtaaattTTGTAATTTCTCTTGATCAAATTTTTTTCCAAATTCtcagctttttatttatttagatttttttctagtTTTATACTTCTAAATtgctcttttttgttgttgcttttgTTCATTCTTTTCTTAATTATTTGATCTTGTAGTCAGTTCTCTTTATTTTCCAAACCTTGCTCTTTCTCTCTGATCTCTTTCTCATCATTACTCTCTGTTCCTTTCCTCTTTCTCCTTCTTTCCACGCTCCCATCATTCTCTTTCAGTGCAGGTCTGCTACAGGCATGGGAGGCATGTGCTGACTCTTCTGTGCTTTGCTTGCAGCTTCTtgttgtatgatttttttttttatattccctGACCCCCTCCTCCTCCATCTGACCGTCTGTTTggctctcctcctcctctcagGGGAGAAGACTGACCTTGTCCACAGCTCAAAAACACTCACAATCAcggtcctctctctctcatagcCGTGTCTGTCCGCAGGGACTCTAGTGCTGCCCGTACTGGCATGGCAGATCTTCTGGGTAGTGTTTTCTATGTGAAAACCCTCTTTGTGTTCTCTGACTGTTTAACAGCAACGATTCTTTCCAACAGGTTGCCGGACTTCTATTTCCTCCCTCCCCTTTATTTTgaattcatgttattttatgctcatgaatttgtttgCATGGTGTGCTTGTCTTGGCTTTTAAGATCATTTGAGATGGCTGTGCTACATCTGAAGCTAGACACTCCCTTACGCCGCCTTGGAAGGGatttgctgtttgtttttctccatcatttattcattaaaattgTGTTCAGTCACACTGTTGCATGTTATAGATGTTTCAATTCAGATTTTAAAGGCcatctatacatttatatcacTCATGGTGTGGTGCAGGTTTGCTGTTTTTACCCACAATTCATTTGACAGTGAATCTCATTCAGGTTCATATTGACCATCACAGTGCCACGCAGTGTGATTTTTGTTCTTTAAGTGCCAGTGTGAGTAAAGCAGATATTCTATGATTCTCCAGCAGGCCTGGCCGACGGGCACCCAGCAGATCCTCATTCCATCAGCGTGGCAGCAGGTGCCGGGCATGACCATCCACAGCTCCAACCACCAGTCTGTAGTGACCGAGTCTCCTCTGGAGGCACTGCTGTCTCAGAGCTCTACACAACAAACATCAAGCTGGAGGTAAACTGTTTTTAGCCAATCATCTTTCACAGTGTGCTATCATTTAAGATGTTGCAAGTCTTTAATGCTGATGCTGGTTGTTTTTCTCTCACAGGGCATCTCAGAGCGGTCAGCACAGCAGCGTTCTCCAACAAAACCCGCACATTCTGGGCGGTATCAATCAAGCTCAGAGCCTCGGTCGAGGAACATCTGCGGTCACACGATCACAGAATAAGAGGAGCAGGGTGTGCTGTGACAGTGGTAGCAGGTACTAACTGTTTACTTGGACTTTATAGTGTGTTATGTCAAAGGGACAGTacactaggggtgtaacaaaAAGTTATTGAATGACATCACAATATTTGAACATAACGTTATGGAAATCTATATGGAAACGGAAAGATAGTTAAGTATTTTTAATAAGAATTTTTACAAAATTCCTTAGAGAATTAAGTTTTCTCTAACTAATACAAATGAAATGGGTCtgtcacagaaaaataaaatggaattttaccataaaattgaaatgaaagGAATTAAATGAAGCTTTAATAGAGACCTTACAGCAGTAAAAGGGCCAAAAAAGcgctttttgtatttttgatcattatatttgatttatttataaaatataatgctTTAAAACCCTGGCCTTCATTAACCAATCTCTTTATTTACAGCAGTTCTCTGGAGGGCTCACAGTCGTACAACGCCACCCTCACACAGCCCATCATTATCTCTGACACCCCCAGTCCTGCAGTCAGTGTTATCACCATACACAGTGATTCTGAGGAAGAGGACGAAAGGAAGTTCCACCCTGCTAGGTATCTGCCTGCCAATATCCCAGTTTATATTTTCTCTGTGTGAATTTTCTCAGCGTAAAATTCGTTCCAAAGGGTCACTAACATGACTTTATTTCAGCCGTGGCCCCAGCCAGAGAACGAATGTGATCAGCTGTGTGACGCTACATGACTCGGATTCTTCCACTGCCAGTCCTTTAACTCCCAAACCCCAGAACGGTCACATAGGGGTCCAACCCTCACGTCTGTCCAAATCCCTGGCGGTGGTAGCACCATCTGTGAAAACACAGCCTGGTGAAATCTCTATATCAGCCAAAGTCCCATCAGCTGTAGGTGAGTGTCTACTTTTTCTTTTATCCCATGTTGGAACCTGGATACAAATCTGATCTGGGTCATGCCTTTTCTTCTCTCTACCTCATCTGTCCTAGGCTAAAGGGTAAACATTTGTTTGCTTGGTTCTTCTGTTTCAGGCCTTCCTCAGAATTACTACATGAAACCTAAGAGAGCTGCCACAAGGCAGCCCAGCAGCTCCGGGGAGAGCGTTACTGACCACCAACAGGAGCTTAGCAGATCTCAACCACTTAACCTCAGTCAGGTGGGCACCTTTTCTCAATACCCAGAGTTCTGTTCCATAAAGAGCATGTTTACGAATGTCCTATTTTTTTTCTAGACCACTGTCTCCTCGTCCCAAGATTCAGCCAGCGACTTGTCTTCCCTGCGTCGACAGCAAACGTACCCACCAGCCTCCTCTCATTATTGTCTCCAGGAGGCGCCCTCATTCACCAGCACCCCCAGCTTGTACACTTTCCCCGCCCCTGGAGCCCTTGGCTCCGCCTCCCACATTGAGCATCTGCTCGTCCAGGGTTCCTCCCCCTCCATACACGTCCCACCCGCTAGTCACTATGCAGCCAGTCTTATCCCAAAGGACTCTTTAGGGGGCGTGGTCCACGGACTCTCCGCCCACTACCAGCAACATTACCCCGCCCATCCTTACGTCACCACGAGCACCAGCACCACTAGAGGAAGCGGGACGTACAGCGGCTATCAGCTCAGCCCCAGAAGAGTCTCTCAGTATCCCTACATATGAAATCCACACGGATGTCATGTAGGACCACGTCTTTCAATTTGACAACAGACAGACCTGCCATTGAAGTCGCTGCAGTTGCTTTTAACTTCATTCTATTTATTTTGACTGTTTTAGAACCGATTTTAATATTtagacattttgtttttatttcaaaaacatctGTTCTCTAAAGGTCCGTTGCATAATGTTATTTTCTTAGAGGCAGGTTTctgacatgtttttattttttcctaagcAGAAGCAAAATAATGATGCTGACATGAGAAACGGGGATCGTGATAGTTTATCGCTCAACTAAAGTCCTTACACTAATCCTGTAACTTCTCTACACCTTGGTTTTAAAGTCAGCGTTGTGTTTTCTTAAATTATGTGCGTGAAGCTGACTGGTTTTCAACCACTGGAAGGTCTAGTCATGAAAGatgtgaaaaggaaaaaaatgtgtgttctgTACCCTTGTTGTATTGTTATTTAAGTTAGCAGTATATGTTAGTTAAAGAAAAGGCTGGTAGTATCGTAGAGTATGTTCAGAGACGTGTAAGTACATCAATTTTTCcctgttttattttgtgctaGAATGAATTGTCTAAATTCATCAGTTACCTGTGGAAATGGAGGTGGCAGATATTCAGCTGAATAGATGGGATGTCAAGGCTCATGAAAATGTGCCGTTTAGAGTTCTAGTTAATACGTCACCTAGATAACCATCATGAAACATTCACAGTTTGCTGACATTGTGTGGTTTGTTTGCAGCATTTACCAGTTGTCTGCTTTTCACACTAGAGTACACCAAAAATAAACTGTCTGTGATATGGTCACGTTGGATATATGTTGTGCTATTAGGTGACAGTTAACATTGTGATATCTGAATAGATCTTTCTTCTCATAAAGACACTGTGACTGACCTCCACGGTCCTTGTTCTGGTCTCAATAACATGACGTGCCTTGGCATTCTTCTAAACGTGTTTGGCAGTGTTTTTGAGTTTGGACGTTTCGCATCAACTAAGAAAGTACTGTATACGTTTTGTAATGTCAACAATAGATTAAAACACCTCTGTTGTAACATCacccaataaacaaacaacaatttcatgtTGCGTCTCGTTGATTTTCTTTCAGCTTTTTAAGTAATGTCAAAGAAATTCTAAAACAAGTATACCTTGTAAAATACTAAATGTGTCTGAAAtctatatataaaatgtttctattaaaaaaagGTTGCTTTATTCCTTTAACAaataattgtattcaattaacTAACTATAATAGAACATACTATTTTATAGAAAAATGAGAAATCCGTAACTTTAtggataaaataaaaagtatatgGACATTATAACCGTCTCCTAACCAGTgatgggtaagttactctgaaaaagtaattaattactagttactaattacatattcaatagtgtaattagattactgtacaaattactgtctccaaaaagtatttagttacttattactaattactttctatatcctacatcaaccgtgattagttaagtgattcaaggatagacatgaaacggctcttttaattcattcaaataaataatataaactacataaagtactcttattaactgaccaaagtattacaaatgtgagacttatacattaaagcattcattttaaagttagactttgaattttgatgttaattccactattgcacacacatatattacacaaagtatttagtttaattacatcagaaggagctgtaattaaattacagaaaaaataagagtaatcccttactttaccttttcaagggggaagtaattaaattacattaactaattacttagtaactagttacacccaacactgctcctaACCCCCGTTCGCtatgcttttaattatgagATTTACAAGTTGATCTGTAGGGTCCCATTTCGCGGGAAACGTCAATTCGATGTCATTTGACTTAAAACTATTGCAGATAATTACTTGAAaactttatattttacaaaGTTACAGCTTGCACCTTTAAACTGCGGCAATGGATGTGTGATAAGATTAAAAATTACACATGTTTAAGGAATAAatctaaactaaatgtattcgTATTTGTTACTTCTTGTCATTACCCGAGCGACGTGTTCTTCCCATCCTCTAGATGGCGGAGTTGGAGAATTTTGACGTCAATGCCGCATGCTTCATTCTCGCGTCCAAACGGGATGTATTGCCCTTTGAAGGGCCCTTCGGGAAGGGGACACCATACAAAACGTCCCTTCAAATAAAGAGAAGATGACGTTGTTTTTATTGCTCCTTCTGCCAAGTAAATTTCAAACGGACAGATTAAGAGACACAATTGAGTTTTCCCCTCTAGAGTTTACACATCGAGAGCTTTactcttcgaagggagtagggcatagggatgattaCTTCGGAATGGAACGCAGTGTCAGTCTGTGGTTGTGATAGTACCGGAAGTGCGGAGCTGAGTGTGTGTGGAAGAAAAAACGACGCGTTCAGAGCTCTGTGTCGTTACATCAGACCTTTTTGCTTTTATAGATGCCTGAGGCTCacgcgtgtgttgtgtgtgtttgttgagaGAGGCGGAACACCAGCAGCAGATCCGCTGTTACTGCACAGCATCACAGACACTGAGATAAAGATGAGCCACAAGCACAGTAAATGAACAGTGTGACGGGAATCTACCAGGTAATGTGCATCATGCATGCTGCGTGTTGTGTATGATTGTAGATCTCACATACTCACCACATGGCAGTTACGTTTAAAACGAACAAGATGTGATTAAAATGGTAAAAAAGTGGTGATAATTATAAGTATCCTGAATATACTCCTTCTATTCTACATTTACAGAAATTATTTGAAATGCTACAATTGTTTAACTGTTATTATGACTTATGTTATGTGAAGACACAAGCATGATCCTGTATCTCAGTATGTAGCAGCACAATGATCATAGGCGCACACTTATTCTaataaaatgtgattaaatgttAGTTGCTTATAATGGTTTCCCACGTTTTAAGACTCACAATAACTTCTCGTTCCAAAGCATCTTTGCAGTAATAAACAGGACAAGTAGGGCTGTCATTGTTATTCAATAATTACCTTTGATTTATTGTTGTTGATCAAAGTGATTCCAAACTTTGCTGTATCAGGAGGCAGATACCATCCTCATATCTCAGCTTTAGTTTGGGCACTCAGGACTTTACAGTCTTCTGTTATTATCACTTTATAGTTAGGACTATTGTTTCTgttatttacagattttttattatttaatttgtttttatttcaagtgTTAAGTGTATTcatcaaatgacagattacaatATAATATCTAAATAATCACAATTTCTGACAAGTATTAAATGAATGaaccacacaaaaataaaaggcAGTTTGTATTGCAATTAATTGTAATAATTCGtaaccttggaattataaggttctatctgacatttttgtcaacattgagttattcacatattcttattctgtggcAACTTATTTACATAAcgtgatgttttttctttgcgTTGGGTAGgctacattttgggactttttagaaaacaataaGGTTTTATCTACAAAGTCATACGGAATGCAAAAACTTCTCAAAACcgctcagaatgcagatagaatCTTATAATTTCAAGGTGACAAAATGTCCTGAAACGGACAATTAATCGCAATAATTTATCAGGCAGTTAATCTTCAGACAAATTTGATAACTGCTTGAGTTTGATCAAGTTGGTGATCATTAAAATGATTCTCGTACACACAGAATAGCAAGAAGACTGATGCCTCAATATCATCTTTAacctttaaaagtaaaaaaaaaagtatagcGTTTTTGTGGCATAATTGTTTTCCTTCTTATTTCTTTAGTGCCATCATGAATTTGGTCCGTCTAGTGTGTCGTCATAAGACAGCCCTGGCACTCATTGTCCTCTTCCTGTTCGCCGTCGTCCTCCTTTTCCTCGCCAAATGTACATCTGAGACACTCAAGCCAGCCGAATCCCCCGGGATGGCACCACGGGCCGAGTCACGACAGAAGCACACAGAAGTTTCGCCTCGTATCAAAGAGCTCTCAGCTTTTCTAGTTGTTCTCATCACCACGGGCCCAAAGTACACAGAGCGTCGCAGTATTATCCGAAGCACCTGGCTGACTAAACAGGACCCTGATGTTCTCTACTGGTTCGTCATCGGCACCGAGGGTCTACCGGCTGAGGACCTACAGAACCTCGGAACCGAGCAGGTCCGTCACCATGACCTCCTCCTGCTCCCTGACCTCCGGGACTCATATGAGAACCTCACGCAGAAGCTGCTTCACATGTACTCCTGGTTGGACCGAAACGTGGACTTTAAATTTGTCCTGAAGGCCGACGATGACACTTTTGCACGCTTGGATCTTCTCAAAGAGGAGTTGAAGACTAAAGAGCCCTCCCGTCTTTACTGGGGTTTCTTTTCTGGCCGTGGGAGAGTGAAAGCAGCCGGGAAGTGGAAGGAAAGCGCTTGGGAACTGTGTGATTACTACCTACCCTATGCTTTGGGTGGGGGTTACGTGCTTTCTTCTGATCTTGTGCACTACGTAGGACTGAACGTGGGGTTTCTGAAGACGTGGCAGAGTGAGGACGTGTCATTGGGGGCATGGCTTGCCCCCGTGGACGTGAAACGGCTTCACGATCCGCGCTTCGACACGGAGTATAAGTCGCGCGGATGCAGCAATAAGTATCTGGTCACTCACAAGCAGAGTTTAGAGGACATGTTGGAGAAACATCAGACGCTACAGAGGGACGGGCGTCTGTGCAAGGAGGAAGTCAAACTGAGGCTCTCTTATATTTACGACTGGAGCGTTCCACCTTCTCAGTGTTGCCAGCGGAAAGATGGCATCCCATGACCCCCTCCATCTTGTGCATTTTCAGtcgctatttatttatttatttatttattatcaatgtTGTGTTTGTTGACCTGCAATATTTTGAACCTTTTAAAAAGGCTGTTTTAACTTGGAGACAATGTTGCAGAATGGTACAGAAAAGCTGCTTTTTATGGCTGcctaggcccgattcacatttcgcatctaaaaccacgcggaaaacgcgagccgagCCCGTTTCTgtcttcaaatgacccgcggctttccgaaaagttgaactatttccatctcgatgcggcgccgacgcgcctagaaaaatgtctctacatttaaaataccgaatatgcgcgcggaaaagacgcaatatgtgaatcgggcctaaagaGTCAGTTTACTTGTACAGAAAGTAAGATTCTGGGTAAAGTGGTCTTCGTGATCAATATTTTTGCTGTATTCTCTACttcgttttttattattttgtgtccATCATCTATTTCATTGTACTTTTATGATTTCTAAAAGTCTTTGTAATACATTTGCATTAATAAGAAATGTGAATCCGAAAGGAAAGGGACACATACTTCACACAAGCGGTTTATTTACAGGATAGACAAAAAGGGAAAGGGAAAGTTTACTAACCTGAGATGGTAAACTCTGAAGACTGATAACATTTACATGTCCATGAGTCTTTATCGCAGTGTTTCATGTATTGTACATGTTTTTGTGACTGAATTGAAATTATGTACctcaaaatgttattaaatgttCCTTTTATGTTGATTCTACACTATATCCATTTCTCTATGTGACTCATTATTGCCGAGAAATGTATAGGCCTCAGAGATGCTGACAGATATGATTTGTTGCATAATTTGAAACGGCAACTTGATCAAAATACTGTAGATAACACCATAACATACAACATaccgactaccatagtaggaaaaattgctttgtaaatttctttgttctgttgaacacaaaagaagatatttttaagaatgttgaaaagcaaacagttctggggcacttttgactactattgtattttttcctac
This portion of the Triplophysa rosa linkage group LG20, Trosa_1v2, whole genome shotgun sequence genome encodes:
- the hipk1b gene encoding homeodomain-interacting protein kinase 1 isoform X1, producing the protein MASQLQMFSAPSVSSSAFCRVKKMKVESCAWDASNEAYSSVGQAYSFNPAAGLSFGASGLVFPPASRGQVVVRAADSTGSHQRGSSRRTTHHVESHSSRGQRYGVKRKNEEAEASGGGGSGSGSVQILEELSAPAFSARTGGAGTTAQSIPHSANTTKSSSSNGEGDYQLVQHEILCSVSNSYEVLEFLGRGTFGQVAKCWKRGTNEIVAIKILKNHPSYARQGQIEVSILNRLSAENADEFNFVRSYECFQHKGHTCLVFEMLEQNLYDFLKHSKFSPLPLRHIRPILQQVATALMKLKSLGLIHADLKPENIMLVDPIRQPYRVKVIDFGSASHVSKAVCSTYLQSRYYRAPEIILGLPFGEAIDMWSLGCVIAELFLGWPLYPGASEYDQIRYISQTQGLPPEYLLSAGTKTSRFFNRGPDSSYPLWRLKTPSEHEAEMGVKSKEARKYIFNCLDDMMQVNLPSHLEGTDMLAEKADRRELIDMLKRMLRLDADKRITPTKTLGHPFVTMTHLVSFPHSSHMKSCFQNMDICKRRNSGYENGKTLFAANAVPGTAGNLTVTFSSQLNQHSQVNHLRKIHSPNFTHCRTFPLILVKCFQVQSAGGAVPLLNYQPALYQQATINIPGLAQPSIPLQTRPTQLCAQTEPFQQTLIVCPPTTIQGLPSSSKTSSYPVRMENGVPVVQQNQSAQSLQIQPSLLAQGSCTPLMVATLQPHTAGVASQYPLPLALGCGAGRSALLDQTATVLQAWPTGTQQILIPSAWQQVPGMTIHSSNHQSVVTESPLEALLSQSSTQQTSSWRASQSGQHSSVLQQNPHILGGINQAQSLGRGTSAVTRSQNKRSRVCCDSGSSSSLEGSQSYNATLTQPIIISDTPSPAVSVITIHSDSEEEDERKFHPASRGPSQRTNVISCVTLHDSDSSTASPLTPKPQNGHIGVQPSRLSKSLAVVAPSVKTQPGEISISAKVPSAVGLPQNYYMKPKRAATRQPSSSGESVTDHQQELSRSQPLNLSQTTVSSSQDSASDLSSLRRQQTYPPASSHYCLQEAPSFTSTPSLYTFPAPGALGSASHIEHLLVQGSSPSIHVPPASHYAASLIPKDSLGGVVHGLSAHYQQHYPAHPYVTTSTSTTRGSGTYSGYQLSPRRVSQYPYI
- the hipk1b gene encoding homeodomain-interacting protein kinase 1 isoform X3, which translates into the protein MASQLQMFSAPSVSSSAFCRVKKMKVESCAWDASNEAYSSVGQAYSFNPAAGLSFGASGLVFPPASRGQVVVRAADSTGSHQRGSSRRTTHHVESHSSRGQRYGVKRKNEEAEASGGGGSGSGSVQILEELSAPAFSARTGGAGTTAQSIPHSANTTKSSSSNGEGDYQLVQHEILCSVSNSYEVLEFLGRGTFGQVAKCWKRGTNEIVAIKILKNHPSYARQGQIEVSILNRLSAENADEFNFVRSYECFQHKGHTCLVFEMLEQNLYDFLKHSKFSPLPLRHIRPILQQVATALMKLKSLGLIHADLKPENIMLVDPIRQPYRVKVIDFGSASHVSKAVCSTYLQSRYYRAPEIILGLPFGEAIDMWSLGCVIAELFLGWPLYPGASEYDQIRYISQTQGLPPEYLLSAGTKTSRFFNRGPDSSYPLWRLKTPSEHEAEMGVKSKEARKYIFNCLDDMMQVNLPSHLEGTDMLAEKADRRELIDMLKRMLRLDADKRITPTKTLGHPFVTMTHLVSFPHSSHMKSCFQNMDICKRRNSGYENGKTLFAANAVPGTAGNLTVTFSSQLNQHSQVNHLRKIHSPNFTHCRTFPLILVKCFQVQSAGGAVPLLNYQPALYQQATINIPGLAQPSIPLQTRPTQLCAQTEPFQQTLIVCPPTTIQGLPSSSKTSSYPVRMENGVPVVQQNQSAQSLQIQPSLLAQGSCTPLMVATLQPHTAGVASQYPLPLALGCGAGRSALLDQTATVLQAWPTGTQQILIPSAWQQVPGMTIHSSNHQSVVTESPLEALLSQSSTQQTSSWRASQSGQHSSVLQQNPHILGGINQAQSLGRGTSAVTRSQNKRSRVCCDSGSSSLEGSQSYNATLTQPIIISDTPSPAVSVITIHSDSEEEDERKFHPASRGPSQRTNVISCVTLHDSDSSTASPLTPKPQNGHIGVQPSRLSKSLAVVAPSVKTQPGEISISAKVPSAVGLPQNYYMKPKRAATRQPSSSGESVTDHQQELSRSQPLNLSQTTVSSSQDSASDLSSLRRQQTYPPASSHYCLQEAPSFTSTPSLYTFPAPGALGSASHIEHLLVQGSSPSIHVPPASHYAASLIPKDSLGGVVHGLSAHYQQHYPAHPYVTTSTSTTRGSGTYSGYQLSPRRVSQYPYI
- the hipk1b gene encoding homeodomain-interacting protein kinase 1 isoform X5, which gives rise to MASQLQMFSAPSVSSSAFCRVKKMKVESCAWDASNEAYSSVGQAYSFNPAAGLSFGASGLVFPPASRGQVVVRAADSTGSHQRGSSRRTTHHVESHSSRGQRYGVKRKNEEAEASGGGGSGSGSVQILEELSAPAFSARTGGAGTTAQSIPHSANTTKSSSSNGEGDYQLVQHEILCSVSNSYEVLEFLGRGTFGQVAKCWKRGTNEIVAIKILKNHPSYARQGQIEVSILNRLSAENADEFNFVRSYECFQHKGHTCLVFEMLEQNLYDFLKHSKFSPLPLRHIRPILQQVATALMKLKSLGLIHADLKPENIMLVDPIRQPYRVKVIDFGSASHVSKAVCSTYLQSRYYRAPEIILGLPFGEAIDMWSLGCVIAELFLGWPLYPGASEYDQIRYISQTQGLPPEYLLSAGTKTSRFFNRGPDSSYPLWRLKTPSEHEAEMGVKSKEARKYIFNCLDDMMQVNLPSHLEGTDMLAEKADRRELIDMLKRMLRLDADKRITPTKTLGHPFVTMTHLVSFPHSSHMKSCFQNMDICKRRNSGYENGKTLFAANAVPGTAGNLTVTFSSQLNQHSQVNHLRKIHSPNFTHCRTFPLILVKCFQVQSAGGAVPLLNYQPALYQQATINIPGLAQPSIPLQTRPTQLCAQTEPFQQTLIVCPPTTIQGLPSSSKTSSYPVRMENGVPVVQQNQSAQSLQIQPSLLAQQAWPTGTQQILIPSAWQQVPGMTIHSSNHQSVVTESPLEALLSQSSTQQTSSWRASQSGQHSSVLQQNPHILGGINQAQSLGRGTSAVTRSQNKRSRVCCDSGSSSSLEGSQSYNATLTQPIIISDTPSPAVSVITIHSDSEEEDERKFHPASRGPSQRTNVISCVTLHDSDSSTASPLTPKPQNGHIGVQPSRLSKSLAVVAPSVKTQPGEISISAKVPSAVGLPQNYYMKPKRAATRQPSSSGESVTDHQQELSRSQPLNLSQTTVSSSQDSASDLSSLRRQQTYPPASSHYCLQEAPSFTSTPSLYTFPAPGALGSASHIEHLLVQGSSPSIHVPPASHYAASLIPKDSLGGVVHGLSAHYQQHYPAHPYVTTSTSTTRGSGTYSGYQLSPRRVSQYPYI
- the hipk1b gene encoding homeodomain-interacting protein kinase 1 isoform X4 — protein: MASQLQMFSAPSVSSSAFCRVKKMKVESCAWDASNEAYSSVGQAYSFNPAAGLSFGASGLVFPPASRGQVVVRAADSTGSHQRGSSRRTTHHVESHSSRGQRYGVKRKNEEAEASGGGGSGSGSVQILEELSAPAFSARTGGAGTTAQSIPHSANTTKSSSSNGEGDYQLVQHEILCSVSNSYEVLEFLGRGTFGQVAKCWKRGTNEIVAIKILKNHPSYARQGQIEVSILNRLSAENADEFNFVRSYECFQHKGHTCLVFEMLEQNLYDFLKHSKFSPLPLRHIRPILQQVATALMKLKSLGLIHADLKPENIMLVDPIRQPYRVKVIDFGSASHVSKAVCSTYLQSRYYRAPEIILGLPFGEAIDMWSLGCVIAELFLGWPLYPGASEYDQIRYISQTQGLPPEYLLSAGTKTSRFFNRGPDSSYPLWRLKTPSEHEAEMGVKSKEARKYIFNCLDDMMQVNLPSHLEGTDMLAEKADRRELIDMLKRMLRLDADKRITPTKTLGHPFVTMTHLVSFPHSSHMKSCFQNMDICKRRNSGYENGKTLFAANAVPGTAGNLTVTFSSQLNQHSQVQSAGGAVPLLNYQPALYQQATINIPGLAQPSIPLQTRPTQLCAQTEPFQQTLIVCPPTTIQGLPSSSKTSSYPVRMENGVPVVQQNQSAQSLQIQPSLLAQGSCTPLMVATLQPHTAGVASQYPLPLALGCGAGRSALLDQTATVLQAWPTGTQQILIPSAWQQVPGMTIHSSNHQSVVTESPLEALLSQSSTQQTSSWRASQSGQHSSVLQQNPHILGGINQAQSLGRGTSAVTRSQNKRSRVCCDSGSSSSLEGSQSYNATLTQPIIISDTPSPAVSVITIHSDSEEEDERKFHPASRGPSQRTNVISCVTLHDSDSSTASPLTPKPQNGHIGVQPSRLSKSLAVVAPSVKTQPGEISISAKVPSAVGLPQNYYMKPKRAATRQPSSSGESVTDHQQELSRSQPLNLSQTTVSSSQDSASDLSSLRRQQTYPPASSHYCLQEAPSFTSTPSLYTFPAPGALGSASHIEHLLVQGSSPSIHVPPASHYAASLIPKDSLGGVVHGLSAHYQQHYPAHPYVTTSTSTTRGSGTYSGYQLSPRRVSQYPYI